In a single window of the Salvelinus alpinus chromosome 15, SLU_Salpinus.1, whole genome shotgun sequence genome:
- the cnot1 gene encoding CCR4-NOT transcription complex subunit 1 isoform X2: MNLDSLSLALSQISYLVDNLTKKNYRASQQEIQHIVNRHGPEADRHLLRCLFSHVDFSGDGKSSGKDFHQFLIQECVSLISKPNFISTLCYAIDNPLHYQKSLKPLAHLFTQLSKVLKLSKVQEVIFGLALLNSCNADLRGFAAQFVKQKLPDLLRSYVDADLGVNQEGGFQDIAIEVLHLLLSHLLFGQKGASGVGQEQIDAFLKTLCRDFPQARCPVVLAPLLYPEKRDILMDRILPDSGELAKTMMESSLAEFMQEVGYGFCASLDECRNIILQYGVREVTASQVARVLGMMARTHSGLSDGIPLQSISAPGSGIWSDGKDKSDGSQAHTWNVEVLIDVVKEVNPNLNFKEVTYELDHPGFMIRDSKGLQMVVYGIQRGLGMEVFPVDLIYRPWKHAEGQLSFIQHSLMSPDVFCFADYPCHTVAIDILKAPPEDDNREIATWKSLDLVESLLRLSEVGQYEQVKQLFSFPIKHCPDMLVLALLQISTSWHTLRHELISTLMPIFLGNHPNSAIILHYAWHGQGQSPSIRQLIMHSMAEWYMRGEQYDQAKLSRILDVAQDLKSLSMLLNGTPFAFVIDLAALASRREYLKLDKWLTDKIREHGEPFIQACVTFLKRRCPSIMGGLAPEKDQPKSAQLPPETMATMLGCLQSCAGSVSQELSETILTMVANCSNVMNKARQPPPGVMPKGRAPSTSSLDAISPVQVSVSPLQMDPLTAMGSLNLSSSATSHTQSMQGFPTPLGSAFSNPQSPAKAFPPLSNPNPSTPFGGIGSLSSQLGNTGPLGSGIGSGLGMPAVSSDPFGTRKMSTPGLNPTTFQQSKMKASDLSQVWPEANQHFSKEIDDEANSYFQRIYNHPPHPTMSVDEVLEMLQRFKDSTIKREREVFNCMLRNLFEEYRFFPQYPDKELHITACLFGGIIEKGLVTYMALGLALRYVLEALRKPFGSKMYYFGIAALDRFKNRLKDYPQYCQHLASIGHFLQFPLTLQECVQYIEYGQQSRDPPVKMQGSITTPGSLALAQAQAQSQPPKAPQSGQPSTLVTTATATTTVAKTTTITRPTPGSFKKDVPPSINTTNIDTLLVATDQTERIVEPPENVQEKIAFIFNNLSQSNMTQKVEELKETVKEEFMPWVSQYLVMKRVSIEPNFHSLYSNFLDTLKNPEFVKMVLNETYRNIKVLLTSDKAAANFSDRSLLKNLGHWLGMITLAKNKPILYTDLEVKSLLLEAYVKGQQELLYVVPFVAKVLESSLRSVIFRPQNPWTMAIMNVLAELHTEHDLKLNLKFEIEVLCKNLSLDINDLKPGTLLKDKDKLKSLEEQLSAPKKEAKPPEEMIPIVSTGIQHFQTGMPLVGDFLPFAAAPSTPAPTTACSATGPPTPQFSYHDINVYALAGLAPHINININIPLLQAHPQLKQCVRQSIERAVQELVHPVVDRSIKIAMTTCEQIVRKDFALDSEESRMRVAAHHMMRNLTAGMAMITCREPLLMSIATNLKNSFAAALRAPTPQQREMMEEAAARVAQDNCELACCFIQKTAVEKAGPEMDKRLATEFELRKHARQEGRRYCDPVVLTYQAERMPEQIRLKVGGVDPKQLAVYEEFARNVPGFLPSNDLSQPTGFLAQPMKQQAWATDDVAQIYDKCMADLEQHLHAIPPALAMNPQTQALRSLLEAVALARNSRDGIAALGLLQKAVEGLLDATSGADADLLLRYRECHLLVLKALQDGRAYGPLWCNKQITRCLIECRDEYKYNVEAVELLIRNHLVNMQQYDLHLAQSMENGLHYMAVAFAMQLVKLLLVDERSVSHITEADLFHTIETLMRTSAHSRANAPEGLPQLMDVVRSNYEAMIDRAHGGPNFMMHSGISQASEYDDPPGLREKAEYLLREWVNLYHSAAAGRDSTKAFSAFVGQMHQQGILKTDDLITRFFRLCTEMCVEISYRAQAEQQHNPAASAAIIRAKCYHNLDAFVRLIALLVKHSGEATNTVTKINLLNKVLGIVVGVLIQDHDVRQTEFQQLPYHRIFIMLLLELNAPEHVLETINFQTLTAFCNTFHILRPTKAPGFVYAWLELISHRIFIARMLAHTPQQKGWPMYAQLLIDLFKYLAPFLRNVELNKPMQILYKGTLRVLLVLLHDFPEFLCDYHYGFCDVIPPNCIQLRNLILSAFPRNMRLPDPFTPNLKVDMLSEINIAPRILTNFTGVMPSQFKKDLDSYLKTRSPVTFLSELRSNLQVGGATLGPWKYLQHNDTSLEQVSNEPGNRYNIQLINALVLYVGTQAIAHIHNKGSTPSMSTITHSAHMDIFQNLAVDLDTEGRYLFLNAIANQLRYPNSHTHYFSCTMLYLFAEANTEAIQEQITRVLLERLIVNRPHPWGLLITFIELIKNPAFKFWSHDFVHCAPEIEKLFQSVAQCCMGQKQAQQVMEGTGAS; this comes from the exons ATGAATCTTGACTCGCTCTCGCTGGCTTTGTCTCAAATCAGCTACCTGGTGGACAATTTAACAAAGAAAAACTACAGAGCCAGCCAGCAGGAAATACAGCAT ATTGTGAATCGTCACGGCCCTGAGGCGGACAGGCATTTATTACGCTGTCTCTTCTCCCATGTGGATTTCAGTGGTGATGGTAAAAGCAGTGGCAAAGATTTTCATCAG TTTCTGATCCAGGAGTGTGTTTCACTGATTTCAAAGCCTAATTTTATTTCAACACTTTGCTACGCCATCGACAATCCTTTGCACTACCAGAAG AGTTTGAAGCCGTTGGCCCACTTGTTTACTCAGTTGAGTAAAGTTCTCAAGCTAAGCAAGGTTCAAGAA GTGATATTTGGCCTTGCTTTGCTCAATTCGTGCAACGCAGACCTTCGTGGTTTTG CCGCGCAGTTCGTCAAACAAAAGCTCCCTGATCTCCTCCGCTCGTACGTGGACGCGGACCTTGGCGTTAACCAGGAAGGTGGCTTCCAAGATATTGCCATAGAGGTCCTGCACCTGCTCCTCTCCCATCTTCTGTTTGGCCAGAAGGGAGCCAGTGGCGTCGGACAAGAGCAGATTGACGCTTTCCTCAAGACACTGTGCAGAG atttCCCGCAGGCGCGCTGCCCTGTGGTGCTTGCACCGCTGCTGTACCCTGAAAAACGGGACATTCTGATGGACAGGATTCTGCCAGACTCGGGAGAGTTAGCCAAGACCATGATGGAGAGTTCTCTTGCAGAGTTCATGCAGGAAGTTGGCTATGGCTTTTGTGCAAG TCTTGATGAATGCCGCAACATAATTCTGCAGTATGGGGTGCGAGAGGTTACTGCCAGCCAGGTGGCCAGGGTCCTGGGGATGATGGCTCGTACCCACTCTGGCTTGTCTGATGGAATCCCCCTACAG TCCATCTCTGCTCCGGGCAGTGGCATTTGGAGTGATGGAAAGGACAAAAGTGATGGTTCTCAGGCCCACACTTGGAATGTAGAAGTTCTGATTGACGTGGTCAAAGAAGTT AACCCCAATCTGAACTTCAAAGAGGTGACCTACGAGCTCGATCACCCTGGCTTTATGATCCGGGACAGTAAGGGACTTCAGATGGTGGTGTATGGGATCCAGAGGGGCCTGGGCATGGAGGTGTTTCCTGTCGACCTCATCTACCGGCCCTGGAAGCATGCTGAGGGACAG CTGTCATTCATTCAGCACTCCCTCATGAGCCCAGATGTGTTCTGCTTCGCTGACTACCCCTGCCACACCGTAGCCATCGACATACTGAAGGCGCCACCCGAGGACGATAACAGGGAGATAGCCACCTG GAAGAGCCTGGACCTGGTGGAGAGCCTCCTGCGCCTCTCTGAGGTGGGCCAGTACGAGCAGGTGAAGCAGCTCTTCAGTTTCCCCATCAAGCACTGTCCTGACATGCTGGTGCTGGCGCTGCTGCAGATCAGCACCTCCTGGCACACCCTGCGCCACGAGCTCATCTCCACCCTCATGCCCATCTTCCTGGGCAACCATCCCAACTCTGCCATCATCTTGCACTACGCGTGGCACGGACAGGGCCAGTCCCCCTCTATCCGTCAGCTGATCATGCACTCGATGGCAGAGTGGTACATGAGAGGAGAGCAGTACGACCAGGCCAAGCTGTCCCGCATCCTGGATGTGGCCCAGGACTTGAAG tctctttcaATGCTGCTAAATGGTACTCCATTTGCGTTTGTTATTGACCTTGCTGCACTTGCCTCTCGCCGTGAATACCTCAAACTTGACAAATGGCTGACTGACAAAATCCGAGAGCACGGG GAGCCCTTCATCCAGGCATGTGTAACGTTCCTGAAGAGACGCTGTCCCTCTATTATGGGTGGTCTGGCCCCAGAGAAGGACCAGCCCAAAAGTGCCCAGCTCCCCCCGGAAACGATGGCTACCATGCTGGGCTGTCTGCAGTCCTGTGCAGG gAGTGTGTCTCAAGAGCTCTCTGAGACTATCTTGACCATGGTTGCCAACTGTAGCAACGTCATGAACAAAGCCCGCCAGCCACCACCGGGGGTCATGCCAAAGGGACGTGCTCCCAGCACCAGCAGCCTAGACGCCATTTCCCCTGTGCAGGTATCGGTGTCTCCTCTCCAG ATGGATCCCCTGACAGCCATGGGTTCGCTGAACCTGAGCAGCTCTGCCACCTCTCACACACAGAGCATGCAGGGCTTCCCTACGCCGCTGGGCTCTGCCTTCAGCAACCCCCAGTCCCCAGCTAAGGCCTTCCCTCCActgtccaaccccaaccccagcACACCATTTGGGGGGATTGGAAGCCTCTCTTCACAGCTAGGTAACACAG GTCCGCTGGGATCAGGCATTGGTTCTGGTCTTGGAATGCCAGCGGTGAGCAGCGATCCGTTTGGGACGAGGAAGATGAGCACACCGGGCCTGAATCCGACCACCTTTCAGCAGAGTAAGATGAAGGCCT CTGACCTATCTCAGGTGTGGCCTGAGGCTAACCAGCACTTTAGTAAGGAGATTGACGATGAGGCTAACAGTTACTTCCAGCGCATCTACAATCACCCCCCACACCCCACCATGTCTGTGGATGAG GTGCTGGAGATGTTGCAGAGGTTCAAGGACTCCACCATCAAGCGAGAGCGGGAGGTCTTTAACTGTATGCTGAGGAACTTGTTTGAGGAGTACCGCTTCTTCCCCCAGTACCCTGACAAGGAGCTGCACATCACCGCCTGCCTGTTCGGGGGGATCATCGAGAAGGGTCTTGTCACCTACATGGCCCTTGGGCTGGCCCTCAGATATGTCCTTGAAGCCTTAAGGAAGCCATTTGGATCCAAAATGTATTACTTTGGAATCGCTGCTCTAGATAGATTCAAAAATAG GCTGAAGGACTATCCCCAATATTGTCAGCATTTGGCCTCGATCGGCCACTTTCTGCAATTCCCCCTTACTTTACAAGA GTGTGTGCAGTATATCGAGTATGGCCAACAGTCACGGGATCCTCCAGTGAAGATGCAAGGATCCATCACCACCCCTGGGAGCCTGGCGTTGGCTCAAGCTCAGGCCCAGTCTCAGCCTCCCAAAGCCCCCCAGTCTGGACAGCCCAGCACCCTGGTCACCACAGCTACTGCCACCACCACTGTCGCCAAAACCACTACCATCACACGACCTACCCCTGGCAGCTTCAAGAAGGATGTGCCG CCCTCCATCAACACCACAAACATTGACACTCTGCTAGTAGCAACAGACCAAACCGAGAGGATTGTGGAACCCCCAGAAAATGTTCAAGAGAAAATTGCTTTCATCTTCAATAACCTGTCACAATCCAACATGACACAGAAG GTTGAGGAGTTAAAGGAAACTGTGAAAGAGGAGTTTATGCCCTGGGTCTCCCAGTATCTGGTCATGAAGAGGGTCAGCATCGAGCCCAACTTCCACAGCCTATACTCCAACTTTCTAGACACTCTGAAGAACCCTGAGTTTGTCAAAATGGTCCTGAATGAAACTTACAGAAACATCAAG GTTCTCCTTACCTCTGATAAGGCAGCTGCAAACTTCTCTGATCGATCCCTACTGAAGAATTTGGGCCACTGGCTTGGCATGATCACTCTGGCAAAAAACAAGCCCATCCTGTACACG GATTTGGAGGTAAAATCCCTCTTGTTGGAAGCCTATGTCAAGGGGCAGCAGGAGCTACTGTATGTGGTCCCGTTTGTGGCCAAAGTCCTGGAATCCAGTTTGCGTAGCGTG ATCTTCCGACCTCAGAATCCCTGGACCATGGCCATCATGAATGTTCTGGCAGAGTTGCATACGGAACATGATCTGAAG CTGAACTTAAAGTTTGAGATTGAGGTGCTGTGTAAGAACTTATCACTGGACATCAATGACCTGAAGCCTGGCACCCTGCTGAAAGACAAAGACAAGTTGAAGAGTCTGGAGGAGCAGCTCTCTGCACCAAAGAAAGAGGCCAAGCCCCCTGAAGAAATGATCCCTATTGTTAGCACAGGTATCCAGCACTTTCAAACTGGGATGCCCCTTGTCG GAGACTTTCTTCCATTTGCAGCTGCACCATCCACTCCCGCCCCAACCACCGCTTGCTCAGCTACTGGGCCCCCTACCCCGCAGTTTAGCTATCATGACATCAATGTGTACGCCCTTGCAGGGCTAGCCCCTCACATCAATATCAACATCAAC ATCCCCTTGCTTCAAGCCCACCCTCAGCTCAAGCAGTGTGTGAGACAGTCCATTGAGCGGGCCGTGCAAGAGCTCGTCCACCCCGTAGTGGACCGCTCCATCAAGATCGCCATGACAACCTGCGAGCAGATCGTCAGGAAGGACTTTGCTCTGGACTCGGAGGAGTCGCGCATGCGTGTGGCAGCTCATCATATGATGCGCAACCTGACTGCCGGCATGGCCATGATCACCTGCCGGGAGCCCCTGCTCATGAGCATCGCCACCAACCTGAAGAACAGCTTTGCTGCTGCCCTCAGG GCCCCCACCCCCCAGCAGAGAGAGATGATGGAGGAGGCTGCTGCCAGGGTCGCCCAGGACAACTGTGAGCTGGCCTGCTGCTTCATCCAGaagactgcagtggagaaggctGGCCCAGAGATGGACAAGAGGCTGGCAACG GAGTTTGAGCTGAGGAAGCATGCCCGTCAGGAGGGCCGTCGCTACTGTGACCCCGTTGTGCTGACCTACCAGGCCGAGCGCATGCCAGAGCAGATCAGACTCAAG GTTGGAGGCGTAGACCCCAAACAGCTGGCAGTGTATGAGGAGTTTGCCCGGAATGTTCCAGGCTTCCTACCCAGCAACGACCTGTCTCAGCCCACAGGATTCCTTGCCCAACCCATGAAG caacaggcaTGGGCCACGGATGACGTTGCTCAGATCTATGACAAGTGCATGGCAGACCTGGAGCAGCACCTCCACGCCATCCCTCCCGCGCTGGCCATGAACCCTCAGACCCAGGCTTTGCGCAGCCTGCTGGAGGCCGTGGCCCTAGCCAGGAACTCCCGGGACGGCATCGCCGCTCTGGGCCTGCTGCAGAAG GCTGTGGAGGGTCTGCTGGATGCTACCAGTGGTGCCGATGCTGACTTGCTTCTGCGGTATAGAGAGTGCCACCTGCTGGTGCTCAAAGCCCTCCAGGACGGCCGGGCATACGGGCCACTGTGGTGCAACAAGCAGATTACCAG GTGCCTGATTGAGTGCCGTGATGAGTACAAGTACAACGTGGAGGCTGTGGAGCTGCTGATCAGAAACCACCTGGTCAACATGCAGCAGTATGACCTGCACCTGGCACAG TCTATGGAGAATGGGCTGCACTACATGGCGGTGGCGTTTGCCATGCAGCTGGTGAAGCTGCTGTTGGTGGATGAGCGCAGTGTGAGCCACATTACCGAGGCAGACTTGTTCCACACTATCGAGACTCTGATGCGAACCAGCGCCCACTCCAGGGCCAACGCACCTGAGGG GCTTCCTCAGCTGATGGACGTGGTCCGTTCCAACTACGAGGCCATGATCGACCGGGCCCACGGAGGACCCAACTTTATGATGCACTCTGGCATCTCCCAGGCATCCGAGTACGACGACCCGCCGGGCCTGAGGGAGAAGGCTGAGTACCTGCTGAGGGAATGGGTCAACCTGTACCATTCTGCAGCCGCCGGCCGGGACAGCACCAAGGCCTTCTCTGCCtttgtgggacag ATGCACCAGCAGGGCATTCTGAAGACCGATGACCTGATCACTCGTTTCTTCCGGCTGTGCACGGAGATGTGTGTGGAGATCAGCTACCGTGCGCAggccgagcagcagcacaacccCGCGGCCAGCGCCGCCATCATCAGGGCCAAGTGTTACCACAACCTGGACGCCTTTGTGCGCCTCATCGCCCTGCTGGTCAAGCACTCCGGAGAGGCCACCAACACTGTCACCAAGATCAACCTGCTCAACAAG GTTCTAGGTATTGTGGTTGGAGTGTTGATCCAGGACCATGATGTGAGACAGACTGAGTTCCAGCAGTTGCCTTACCACCGCATCTTCATCATGCTGTTGCTCGAGCTCAATGCCCCCGAGCACGTGCTCGAGACCATCAACTTCCAGACCCTCACCGCCTTCTG CAACACTTTCCACATCCTGAGGCCTACCAAAGCCCCTGGCTTTGTTTACGCTTGGCTGGAGTTGATCTCTCACCGTATCTTCATCGCCAGGATGCTGGCGCACACCCCACAGCAGAAG GGTTGGCCCATGTATGCGCAACTTCTCATTGATCTGTTCAAGTACCTGGCGCCCTTCCTGAGGAATGTTGAGCTTAACAAACCTATGCAAATCCTCTACAAG GGTACCCTGCGCGTCCTTCTGGTCCTACTGCATGACTTCCCAGAGTTCCTGTGCGACTACCACTACGGCTTCTGCGACGTCATCCCGCCCAACTGCATCCAGCTCCGCAACCTGATTCTGAGTGCCTTCCCACGCAACATGAGGCTTCCAGACCCCTTCACTCCCAATCTGAAG GTTGACATGCTCAGCGAGATCAACATCGCTCCGCGCATCCTCACAAACTTCACCGGAGTGATGCCCTCTCAGTTCAAGAAGGATCTGGACTCCTACCTGAAGACACGCTCCCCCGTCACCTTCCTCTCTGAGCTCCGCAGCAATCTGCAGGTAGGGGGCGCCACTCTGGGTCCCTGGAAGTATTTGCAGCACAACGACACATCTTTAGAACAG GTGTCAAATGAGCCAGGCAACCGTTACAACATCCAGCTGATCAACGCTCTGGTGCTGTATGTGGGAACCCAGGCCATCGCACACATCCACAACAAGGGCAGCACCCCCTCCATGAGCACCATCACTCACTCAGCCCACATGGACATCTTCCAGAACCTGGCTGTGGACCTGGACACTGAGG GGCGTTATCTCTTCCTGAATGCCATTGCCAATCAGCTGCGCTACCCAAACAGCCACACCCATTACTTCAGCTGCACCATGCTGTACCTGTTTGCTGAGGCCAACACTGAGGCAATCCAGGAGCAGATTACCAG GGTTCTTCTGGAGAGGCTGATTGTGAACAGGCCTCATCCCTGGGGACTGCTCATCACCTTCATCGAGCTCATCAAGAATCCCGCCTTCAAGTTCTGGAGCCACGACTTTGTACACTGTGCCCCGGAGATCGAGAA gttgtTCCAGTCAGTGGCTCAGTGCTGCATGGGGCAAAAGCAGGCTCAGCAGGTGATGGAGGGCACTGGTGccagttag